A genomic segment from Streptosporangium roseum DSM 43021 encodes:
- a CDS encoding SDR family NAD(P)-dependent oxidoreductase — protein sequence MDTELRDRVVLVTGASTGIGAATARAYGREGARVAITYRNNPDKAEKVAADVEAAGGQAHVVRLDLEDLPTIGRAAATVVERWGGIDVLVANAVRWGGDGPPDPGVRFEDVPLREWEAMINANLVGTAASVRAVLPGMRARGWGRIVLVSSSVAEEGLPGPGPYGTAKSGLYGLARSLAWNGGRDGILVNVVAPGLTLTDSRPGIPRPVTDALAAATPSRRLSNSDDVARIIVFLGSGANGNLTGEVIRDGSAAARAPHLAG from the coding sequence ATGGACACCGAACTCAGAGACCGTGTGGTCCTGGTCACCGGCGCGTCGACCGGGATCGGAGCCGCGACCGCCCGCGCCTACGGGCGGGAGGGCGCCCGGGTGGCGATCACCTACCGGAACAATCCGGACAAGGCGGAGAAGGTCGCCGCGGACGTCGAAGCCGCAGGCGGGCAGGCGCACGTCGTCCGGCTCGACCTCGAAGACCTGCCGACCATCGGCCGGGCCGCCGCGACCGTCGTCGAACGCTGGGGCGGCATCGACGTCCTCGTCGCCAACGCCGTCCGCTGGGGCGGTGACGGCCCGCCGGATCCCGGCGTCCGGTTCGAGGACGTACCGCTGCGGGAATGGGAGGCGATGATCAACGCCAACCTGGTCGGAACCGCGGCGTCGGTCCGCGCGGTCCTGCCCGGCATGCGCGCCAGGGGCTGGGGCCGCATCGTGCTGGTCTCCTCAAGTGTCGCGGAGGAGGGCCTGCCCGGGCCGGGCCCCTACGGGACCGCCAAATCGGGCCTGTACGGGCTCGCCCGCAGCCTCGCCTGGAACGGTGGCCGGGACGGGATCCTGGTCAACGTCGTGGCCCCCGGCCTCACCCTGACCGACAGCCGCCCCGGCATTCCGAGGCCCGTCACCGACGCCCTCGCCGCCGCCACGCCCAGCCGCAGGCTCTCGAACTCCGACGATGTGGCCAGGATCATCGTCTTCCTGGGCTCGGGGGCCAACGGCAACCTCACCGGTGAGGTGATCCGGGACGGTTCCGCCGCCGCACGCGCCCCGCACCTCGCCGGGTAG
- a CDS encoding FMN-dependent NADH-azoreductase, with protein MTHLLHLDASARSGSFSRKLGESFAAEWRAANPEGTYTYRDLVAEPVPPVDEARVRLATQSSLKGVRGIEAMDEAAAATSELAAAWAATRPLVEQLLAADVLLVGAPMYNFSVPAALKAWIDRVALPWLPLGGKSAVILSARGGAYGPGTPREPFDFQEPYLRAFFSSLGLDDVEFVHTELTHAGVMPFLVQFRETHEASQAAALDAVHTLATRVRARTPS; from the coding sequence GTGACGCATCTGCTGCATCTGGACGCCAGTGCGCGGAGCGGCTCGTTCTCCCGCAAGCTCGGCGAGAGCTTCGCCGCCGAGTGGAGAGCGGCCAATCCCGAAGGGACCTACACCTACCGCGACCTGGTCGCGGAACCCGTGCCGCCCGTCGACGAAGCCCGTGTCCGGCTCGCCACCCAGTCCTCCCTGAAGGGGGTGCGCGGCATCGAGGCCATGGACGAGGCGGCCGCCGCCACCTCCGAACTGGCCGCGGCCTGGGCGGCCACCCGCCCGCTGGTGGAGCAACTGCTCGCGGCGGACGTCCTGCTCGTCGGCGCCCCCATGTACAACTTCTCGGTGCCCGCCGCCCTCAAGGCATGGATCGACCGCGTGGCCCTGCCGTGGTTGCCGCTCGGGGGAAAGTCGGCCGTGATATTGAGCGCGCGCGGCGGCGCCTACGGACCGGGCACCCCCCGGGAGCCCTTCGACTTCCAGGAGCCTTACCTGCGCGCCTTCTTCTCCTCGCTCGGATTGGACGACGTGGAGTTCGTCCACACCGAGCTCACCCACGCCGGGGTCATGCCCTTCCTCGTCCAGTTCCGCGAGACGCACGAGGCGTCCCAGGCCGCGGCGCTCGACGCGGTGCACACCCTGGCCACCCGTGTGCGTGCCAGGACGCCTTCTTGA
- a CDS encoding MarR family winged helix-turn-helix transcriptional regulator yields the protein MATSPASADPPGSWLHEDLHWLFARLKQGLSTAEAAVVREHGMNLWGYTVLMAIVEAPARTQLALAQAVSVDKSKLVLILDELEGAGLVLRRPDPADRRARIIEVTPRGSRALKAARGDIEAVEERLLADLDVPARTALRDALRHLAGAPILRVEDGQSPGTACPPHQA from the coding sequence ATGGCCACCTCTCCCGCGTCCGCCGACCCGCCTGGCAGCTGGTTGCACGAGGACCTGCACTGGCTGTTCGCCCGGCTGAAGCAGGGCCTCTCCACGGCGGAGGCCGCGGTGGTGCGGGAGCACGGCATGAACCTCTGGGGCTACACGGTGCTGATGGCGATCGTCGAGGCGCCCGCCCGCACCCAGCTCGCCCTCGCCCAGGCCGTGTCGGTCGACAAGAGCAAACTGGTCCTCATCCTCGACGAGCTGGAGGGCGCCGGCCTGGTTCTCCGCCGGCCGGACCCCGCCGACCGCAGAGCCCGCATCATCGAGGTCACCCCCCGGGGGAGCCGCGCGCTCAAGGCCGCACGCGGTGACATCGAGGCGGTCGAGGAGCGGCTGCTGGCCGACCTCGACGTCCCGGCACGGACCGCGCTGAGGGACGCGCTACGGCATCTCGCCGGCGCTCCCATCCTGAGGGTCGAGGACGGGCAGTCACCCGGAACCGCCTGCCCCCCGCACCAAGCCTGA
- a CDS encoding NAD-dependent epimerase/dehydratase family protein: MRVVVVGATGNVGTSVVSALVSDQNITSVVGLARRLPDWRPDRTTWHAVDVGTGDLEPYLAGADAVVHLAWLFQPTRDPVTTWRTNVLGSTRVFEAAARHNVPVVVHASSVGAYSPGPKDRPVTEDWPTHGWPGAAYGREKAYVERVLDVFERDHPDTRVVRLRPGFIFKREAATEQRRLFGGPFVPQRLVRPSMIPIVPDTPGLKFQAVHAEDVGEAYRLAVTRPVSGAFNIAADPVIEPSVLAELLGARLVPVSGWMLRSAAALAWHMRLIPAAPGLVDLVLKLPIMDVTRARTELGWQPRRTAVDALKELLEGLRTSAGMDTPPLSPGAGGPARAGELASGVGGRP, from the coding sequence ATGCGCGTAGTAGTCGTCGGGGCGACCGGGAACGTGGGCACGAGCGTGGTGTCCGCCCTCGTGTCCGACCAGAACATCACCTCCGTCGTGGGCCTGGCCCGGCGGCTGCCGGACTGGCGGCCGGACAGGACCACCTGGCACGCCGTGGACGTCGGCACCGGCGACCTGGAGCCGTATCTCGCCGGCGCCGACGCGGTGGTGCACCTGGCGTGGCTGTTCCAGCCCACGCGCGACCCGGTGACGACCTGGCGGACCAACGTCCTGGGCAGCACGCGGGTCTTCGAGGCCGCCGCGCGGCACAACGTCCCCGTGGTGGTCCACGCCTCGTCGGTGGGCGCCTACTCCCCCGGCCCGAAGGACCGGCCGGTCACCGAGGACTGGCCCACCCACGGCTGGCCGGGGGCCGCCTACGGCCGGGAGAAGGCGTACGTGGAACGCGTGCTCGACGTGTTCGAGCGGGACCACCCCGACACCCGGGTCGTGCGGCTGCGGCCGGGCTTCATCTTCAAGCGGGAGGCGGCGACCGAGCAGCGCCGGCTGTTCGGGGGCCCGTTCGTGCCCCAGCGGCTGGTACGGCCGAGCATGATCCCCATCGTCCCCGACACCCCCGGGCTCAAGTTCCAGGCGGTCCACGCCGAGGACGTCGGCGAGGCCTACCGCCTGGCGGTCACCCGGCCGGTGTCGGGCGCCTTCAACATCGCCGCCGATCCCGTGATCGAACCGTCCGTACTGGCCGAGCTGCTCGGCGCCCGCCTGGTGCCCGTCTCCGGCTGGATGCTCAGGAGTGCCGCCGCCCTGGCCTGGCACATGCGTCTGATCCCCGCCGCGCCCGGCCTGGTCGACCTGGTGCTCAAGCTGCCGATCATGGATGTCACCCGTGCCCGTACCGAGCTCGGCTGGCAGCCGCGCCGTACGGCGGTCGACGCCCTGAAGGAGCTGCTGGAGGGCCTGCGCACCTCCGCGGGCATGGACACCCCGCCCCTGTCGCCCGGCGCCGGCGGTCCCGCGCGGGCCGGTGAGCTGGCGAGCGGGGTCGGAGGCCGGCCGTAG
- a CDS encoding catalase, which yields MTADNRTDKDRQLDEARVGFQDTALTTDQGIRVDDTDNSLKVGERGPTLMEDFHFREKITHFDHERIPERVVHARGAGAHGYFEVHDDSLAAFTAARFLTTPGLRTPVFTRFSTVAGSRGSADTVRDVRGFAVKFYTPEGNFDLVGNNMPVFFIQDGIKFPDFVHAVKPEPHNEIPQASSAHDTLWDFVQLQPETTHMMMWLMSDRALPRSYRMMQGFGVHTFRLVNAEGRGTFVKFHWRPKLGIHSLVWDETQKIAGKDPDFNRRDLWEAIESGDFPEWELGVQLVPEEDEHAFDFDLLDATKIIPEEQVPVRPVGRLVLDRNPDNFFAETEQIAFHLGNVVPGIDFTNDPLLQARLFSYLDTQLIRLGGPNFPQIPINRPVAEVRNHHRDGYHQMTIPQGQASYHPNSLGGGCPAVGGEGAYTHYQERVDGNKIRKRSESFGDHYSQATLFWNSMAGWEKEHIVAAFRFELGKVVHLHIREGVVRNLNQVDHDLAVMVAEGVGVEPPAGAAVPNHGHGSPALSQDHDPVQTVATRKIAILAADGVDAAQVEGVRTALTTEGAVCEVLAARDGAVRGAGGEQVPVTRALNTVASVLYDAVVVPGGEASVRALSEDGDAVHFVSEAFKHGKAIGALGAGAELLEAARIGSPPEPGVVTGAEGDLEGFTSAFAAAAAAHRHPARDSKRIPA from the coding sequence ATGACCGCCGACAACCGCACGGACAAGGACCGGCAGCTCGACGAGGCCCGGGTCGGCTTCCAGGACACCGCCCTGACCACCGATCAGGGCATCCGGGTGGACGACACCGACAACTCGCTCAAGGTGGGCGAGCGGGGTCCGACGCTGATGGAGGACTTCCACTTCCGGGAGAAGATCACCCACTTCGATCACGAGCGGATCCCCGAACGGGTGGTGCACGCCCGCGGCGCGGGAGCCCACGGCTACTTCGAGGTCCACGACGACTCGCTGGCGGCCTTCACGGCGGCGCGGTTCCTCACCACGCCGGGGCTGCGGACGCCGGTCTTCACCCGCTTCTCCACGGTGGCCGGATCGCGCGGCTCCGCCGACACCGTGCGCGACGTGCGCGGCTTCGCCGTCAAGTTCTACACCCCGGAGGGCAACTTCGACCTGGTGGGCAACAACATGCCGGTCTTCTTCATCCAGGACGGCATCAAGTTCCCCGACTTCGTGCACGCGGTGAAGCCCGAGCCGCACAACGAGATCCCGCAGGCCTCCTCGGCGCACGACACGCTGTGGGACTTCGTGCAGCTCCAGCCCGAGACCACCCACATGATGATGTGGCTGATGTCGGACCGGGCACTGCCCCGCAGCTACCGGATGATGCAGGGCTTCGGGGTGCACACCTTCCGCCTCGTCAACGCCGAGGGCCGGGGCACCTTCGTGAAGTTCCACTGGAGGCCCAAGCTCGGCATCCACTCGCTCGTCTGGGACGAGACCCAGAAGATCGCCGGCAAGGACCCCGACTTCAACCGCAGGGACCTGTGGGAGGCGATCGAGAGCGGCGACTTCCCCGAGTGGGAGCTCGGCGTCCAGCTCGTGCCCGAGGAGGACGAGCACGCCTTCGACTTCGACCTCCTGGACGCCACGAAGATCATCCCGGAGGAGCAGGTGCCGGTGCGGCCGGTCGGGCGCCTGGTGCTCGACCGCAACCCCGACAACTTCTTCGCCGAGACCGAGCAGATCGCCTTCCATCTCGGCAACGTCGTGCCCGGCATCGACTTCACCAACGACCCGCTGCTGCAGGCCCGGCTGTTCTCCTATCTGGACACCCAGCTGATCAGGCTCGGCGGGCCCAACTTCCCGCAGATCCCGATCAACCGGCCGGTGGCCGAGGTGCGCAACCACCATCGCGACGGCTACCACCAGATGACCATCCCGCAGGGACAGGCGAGCTACCACCCCAACTCCCTGGGCGGCGGCTGCCCCGCGGTCGGCGGTGAGGGCGCCTACACGCACTACCAGGAGCGGGTGGACGGCAACAAGATCCGCAAGCGCAGCGAGAGCTTCGGCGACCACTACAGCCAGGCCACCCTGTTCTGGAACAGCATGGCCGGCTGGGAGAAGGAGCACATCGTCGCGGCCTTCCGCTTCGAACTCGGCAAGGTGGTCCACCTCCACATCCGCGAGGGGGTGGTCCGCAACCTCAACCAGGTCGACCACGACCTGGCCGTCATGGTCGCCGAGGGCGTCGGCGTGGAGCCGCCCGCCGGGGCCGCCGTCCCCAACCACGGCCACGGCTCCCCGGCCCTCAGCCAGGACCACGACCCGGTGCAGACCGTCGCGACCAGGAAGATCGCCATTCTCGCCGCCGACGGCGTCGACGCCGCCCAGGTGGAGGGCGTGCGGACGGCCCTCACCACCGAGGGAGCGGTGTGCGAGGTGCTGGCGGCGCGGGACGGCGCCGTACGGGGCGCGGGCGGCGAGCAGGTCCCGGTGACCCGCGCGCTGAACACCGTGGCCTCGGTGCTCTACGACGCCGTGGTGGTGCCCGGCGGGGAGGCGAGCGTGCGGGCGCTGAGCGAGGACGGCGACGCCGTGCACTTCGTCTCCGAGGCGTTCAAGCACGGCAAGGCCATCGGCGCGCTGGGCGCCGGGGCGGAGCTGCTGGAGGCCGCGCGGATCGGATCCCCGCCGGAGCCGGGGGTCGTCACCGGCGCGGAGGGGGACCTGGAGGGCTTCACCTCGGCCTTCGCCGCGGCGGCCGCCGCGCACCGCCATCCCGCACGCGACAGCAAGCGGATACCGGCGTGA
- a CDS encoding DUF72 domain-containing protein, which translates to MTTQLSLEGVTRTAGGTEERPGAKRILVGTASWTDRSLLDSGWYPDDVSTPAARLAYYASRFPIVEVDATYYHPPAQRTVEAWRDRTPRDFTFNIKAFSLLTDHPTRPESLYKDLRDRLGTPKRTVYLRDVGTEIAEEVWQRFLGALRPLHEAGKLGVVLFQFPPWFPIGRANRRYILECARRCRPMRVCVEFRNHTWMAEESRAETLDFLASHDIPYVCVDMPQGHPSSIPPILAATSDLAVVRLHGHSDKWTSKKIEERFAYLYSEAELRRWAVRIRELAGRASTTHVLLNNCCGDNSQRNAERLAVLLGDPEAERPPD; encoded by the coding sequence ATGACAACGCAGCTCTCACTGGAGGGGGTCACCCGGACGGCCGGGGGCACGGAGGAACGGCCGGGAGCGAAAAGGATCCTCGTCGGCACGGCCTCGTGGACGGACAGGTCCCTGCTGGACTCGGGCTGGTATCCCGACGACGTGTCCACCCCGGCCGCCCGCCTGGCCTACTACGCGTCGCGGTTCCCGATCGTGGAGGTGGACGCCACCTACTACCACCCGCCGGCGCAGCGCACCGTGGAGGCCTGGCGTGACCGCACCCCGCGGGACTTCACCTTCAACATCAAGGCCTTCTCCCTGCTGACCGACCACCCCACCCGGCCGGAGTCCCTCTACAAGGACCTGCGGGACAGGCTCGGCACGCCGAAGCGGACGGTCTACCTGCGCGACGTCGGTACGGAGATCGCCGAGGAGGTCTGGCAGCGGTTCCTCGGCGCGCTCAGGCCGTTGCACGAGGCGGGGAAGCTGGGGGTGGTGCTCTTCCAGTTCCCGCCGTGGTTCCCGATCGGGCGGGCCAACCGGCGCTACATCCTCGAATGCGCGCGACGCTGCAGGCCCATGCGCGTCTGCGTCGAGTTCCGCAACCACACCTGGATGGCGGAGGAGAGCCGCGCCGAGACCCTCGACTTCCTCGCCTCGCACGACATCCCCTACGTCTGCGTCGACATGCCGCAGGGGCACCCGTCGTCGATCCCGCCGATCCTGGCCGCGACCTCCGACCTCGCCGTGGTCCGCCTGCACGGCCACTCCGACAAGTGGACCAGCAAGAAGATCGAGGAACGCTTCGCCTATCTGTACTCGGAGGCCGAGCTCAGGCGGTGGGCGGTCAGGATCCGCGAACTCGCCGGCCGGGCCTCGACGACCCACGTGCTCCTGAACAACTGCTGCGGGGACAACTCGCAGCGCAACGCCGAACGGCTCGCCGTCCTCCTCGGCGACCCGGAGGCGGAGCGGCCTCCCGATTGA
- a CDS encoding WhiB family transcriptional regulator, with translation MSIQGTVIPIIHWSRRSSCLTEDPELFFPVSSEGPGREQYEQAKSVCRRCPVRLRCLDYALNTHQMYGVWGGTTPDERRAAMAASRRRAR, from the coding sequence ATGTCTATCCAGGGCACCGTCATTCCCATCATCCACTGGTCCCGCCGCTCCTCCTGCCTCACCGAGGACCCCGAGCTCTTCTTCCCCGTGTCCTCCGAGGGGCCCGGCCGAGAACAGTACGAGCAGGCCAAATCCGTCTGCCGCCGCTGCCCCGTACGGCTGCGCTGCCTGGACTACGCCCTGAACACCCACCAGATGTACGGCGTGTGGGGTGGCACCACCCCCGACGAGCGCAGAGCCGCCATGGCGGCGTCCAGGCGCAGGGCGCGGTGA
- a CDS encoding DUF2254 family protein, giving the protein MPAQQDLRIRWRLSAAEFLFTPLLMVLGSVGLAVGAIFADVSSSEWSDGVRTVFLRLFPHDNLIKMLSVIATGLVTVTTLTLSALLVAISHTATSVAPVVFDQFLRRRANQAYFGYVAGCATYTYLVMAVSRPEWAGVGALLAVALAAGALVLLVFMGYLMIDQMRPTSVVRSIQELAYQARMRQMPLLARCRARTLLEEEPTSVTTRATGYVIDISTARLESLLADTGDRVEVAFQVRIGDLLAYGDTVARIRGGSPEERGRIAGKVLTCVTIDRARNADVDPDHAIEQLGNVAWAATSTRQNPDVALAAVGALRDLSARWAAAGVPDAAVYGRPLPVVYDDAVQRRIVAALIDLVVVSASSRQHQTCAVALSTLADILPQLPERDKDVAVKSLRRALPATLSHVASVEMGRGLAKLRAALDAIGHEDMAGQVRDMGPRLVRESGLNEEDDLIDHLDETEITGPRSFRFR; this is encoded by the coding sequence GTGCCTGCCCAGCAGGATCTCCGGATCCGCTGGCGGCTGTCCGCGGCGGAGTTCCTGTTCACGCCGTTGCTCATGGTGCTCGGATCCGTGGGGCTGGCGGTGGGCGCCATCTTCGCCGACGTCTCCTCCTCGGAGTGGTCCGACGGCGTCAGGACGGTCTTCCTGCGGCTGTTCCCGCACGACAACCTGATCAAGATGCTGAGCGTGATCGCCACGGGCCTGGTGACGGTGACCACCCTCACCCTGTCGGCGCTGCTGGTGGCGATCTCCCACACCGCGACGTCGGTCGCGCCGGTGGTGTTCGACCAGTTCCTGCGGCGCAGGGCCAACCAGGCCTATTTCGGATACGTCGCCGGCTGTGCCACCTACACCTACCTCGTGATGGCCGTCTCGCGGCCCGAGTGGGCCGGGGTGGGGGCGCTCCTGGCGGTGGCGCTGGCCGCCGGAGCGCTCGTCCTGCTGGTGTTCATGGGATATCTCATGATCGACCAGATGCGCCCCACCTCCGTGGTCCGCTCGATCCAGGAGCTGGCCTACCAGGCCCGGATGCGCCAGATGCCCCTGCTGGCCCGTTGCCGCGCGAGGACGCTGCTGGAGGAGGAGCCGACCTCGGTGACCACCCGCGCCACGGGATACGTGATCGACATCAGCACGGCCCGCCTGGAGTCGCTGCTGGCCGATACCGGGGACAGGGTCGAGGTCGCCTTCCAGGTGCGGATCGGCGACCTGCTCGCCTACGGCGACACCGTCGCCCGGATCCGCGGCGGGAGCCCCGAGGAGCGCGGCAGGATCGCCGGCAAGGTCCTCACCTGCGTCACGATCGACCGGGCCCGCAACGCCGACGTCGACCCCGACCACGCCATCGAGCAGCTCGGCAACGTCGCCTGGGCGGCCACCTCCACCCGGCAGAACCCCGACGTGGCGCTGGCCGCGGTCGGCGCCCTGCGCGACCTGTCCGCCCGCTGGGCCGCCGCGGGCGTCCCCGACGCCGCGGTGTACGGCAGGCCGCTGCCGGTGGTCTACGACGACGCCGTGCAGCGGCGCATCGTGGCCGCGCTGATCGACCTGGTGGTCGTCAGCGCCTCCTCGCGGCAGCACCAGACGTGCGCCGTGGCCCTGTCGACGCTGGCGGACATCCTGCCCCAGCTGCCGGAGCGCGACAAGGACGTCGCGGTGAAGAGCCTGCGGCGGGCGCTGCCCGCGACGCTCTCCCACGTGGCGAGCGTGGAGATGGGGCGCGGCCTGGCCAAGCTGCGCGCCGCGCTCGACGCGATCGGCCACGAGGACATGGCCGGCCAGGTCCGTGACATGGGGCCCCGGCTGGTCAGGGAGAGCGGGCTGAACGAGGAGGACGACCTGATCGACCACCTCGACGAGACCGAGATCACCGGCCCGCGGTCCTTCCGGTTCCGCTGA